One Pullulanibacillus sp. KACC 23026 DNA segment encodes these proteins:
- a CDS encoding acyltransferase → MFLVVWYHAAPSAANVIGINRIYSHDFIPLVPRFAVSFFFVVSGFLFGRKVINIKDISSYTRKYLLKLIKLFVSWYIFYFAYDVINCIIQARSAGQDVTKQIMIYVYSQLKLIPIYYGDAQTSYQLWYLTALIWSVVILVIFIRLKKVTFLLTFSLLLNFIGLFGQTYSGLFHLPLQTRDALFYGLFYTTMGYYMAIHYKSMLKLLERFKLSDLFLLFLVVSFLAVIEEVVTIGFLNGDTEGENYLISTIPLTIILFGITIKKQNFGEKSFFTKIGKNSVGIYVSHTFFVSLLASTIKLIGYSPTQHYLFYHLISSLGIFVVSYYFYSFLQVVKKKFSFYLKPDKIVIKKETEWV, encoded by the coding sequence ATGTTTCTCGTGGTCTGGTATCATGCGGCACCATCTGCAGCAAATGTAATAGGAATTAATCGAATATACTCGCATGACTTTATTCCATTAGTACCAAGGTTCGCCGTTTCTTTTTTCTTTGTGGTATCAGGTTTTTTATTTGGCAGAAAAGTAATAAATATTAAGGATATTTCTAGTTATACAAGAAAATATCTTTTGAAATTAATTAAATTGTTTGTGTCTTGGTACATTTTTTATTTTGCCTATGATGTGATTAATTGTATCATCCAGGCAAGATCGGCTGGGCAAGATGTTACAAAACAAATCATGATTTATGTTTACTCACAATTGAAGTTAATACCCATTTATTATGGTGATGCTCAAACATCCTACCAACTCTGGTATTTAACGGCCCTCATTTGGTCGGTCGTGATTTTGGTTATTTTTATCAGATTGAAAAAAGTGACGTTTTTATTGACCTTTAGTTTACTCTTAAATTTTATTGGCTTGTTTGGTCAGACCTACTCAGGATTATTCCATCTTCCTTTACAAACACGAGATGCTTTGTTTTATGGTCTGTTTTATACAACAATGGGTTATTATATGGCCATTCACTACAAATCAATGTTAAAACTATTAGAGAGATTTAAATTGTCTGATTTATTCCTTTTGTTTTTGGTTGTATCTTTTTTGGCTGTCATCGAAGAAGTGGTCACCATTGGTTTTCTAAATGGGGATACAGAAGGTGAAAATTATTTAATAAGTACCATACCTTTAACTATTATCCTATTTGGTATAACCATTAAGAAACAAAATTTCGGAGAGAAATCTTTCTTTACCAAAATAGGCAAAAACTCAGTAGGGATCTATGTTTCCCATACCTTTTTTGTGAGTTTGCTGGCAAGTACTATTAAATTAATAGGGTACTCTCCAACTCAACACTACCTCTTCTATCACCTTATTAGTTCCCTAGGTATCTTTGTTGTATCATATTACTTTTATAGTTTCTTGCAAGTAGTCAAAAAGAAATTTTCGTTTTATCTTAAACCCGATAAAATTGTAATTAAAAAGGAAACAGAATGGGTTTAA
- a CDS encoding acyltransferase: MEKRFGQLDSLRGIVAAIVMFAHISLVYKVTPLLITRLLTWSPLRVFINGGGAVMFFFVLSGFVLSLPFLNQNKVPYLPYIIKRIFRIYLPYILAICVAFSLALLVSGNIKSVSLFLNGVWDAKPIGKYLLEHLTLIGNIHSNAYDPVIWSLIHEMRISLIFPLIVLLVKRTKLKTTISICLAMAMVGGLNNKFHFEISNGYATTYFDTLRMIPVFVTGVLIAKHRLKIISFYKSLTLITKILLFVFSLVIYNFSEVLFPFIINHGLLNASFLFKEIGNGMVDINISQYGEMLGAAGLILFALGSNRVERFLLKGPFVFLGRISFSLYLYHFIVILLLVHLFYRSIPLTLILFASIFLSIGVAKLAWLFVEVPCINIGKDLSRRLVEVKRRKYAKSA; the protein is encoded by the coding sequence ATGGAAAAACGATTCGGGCAATTGGATTCCCTGCGTGGTATAGTTGCTGCTATTGTCATGTTTGCTCATATTTCACTAGTTTACAAAGTGACGCCACTTCTAATAACCCGTTTATTAACGTGGTCACCGTTAAGAGTATTTATAAATGGCGGTGGTGCTGTTATGTTTTTCTTTGTGTTAAGTGGTTTTGTGCTGTCATTACCTTTCTTAAATCAGAATAAGGTGCCTTATCTTCCTTATATAATAAAACGTATTTTCAGAATTTACCTGCCCTATATATTAGCCATTTGTGTGGCTTTTTCATTGGCTCTCTTGGTTTCTGGGAATATAAAAAGTGTTAGCTTGTTTTTGAACGGGGTATGGGATGCTAAGCCAATTGGGAAATACCTTCTTGAGCATTTAACTTTAATTGGTAACATCCATTCAAATGCTTATGATCCCGTCATTTGGTCACTCATTCATGAGATGCGTATATCTCTTATCTTTCCTCTAATTGTGCTTCTGGTCAAGAGAACCAAACTAAAAACAACCATTTCTATTTGTTTAGCTATGGCTATGGTAGGCGGGTTAAATAATAAATTTCACTTTGAGATTTCAAATGGTTATGCAACCACCTATTTTGATACGTTAAGAATGATTCCCGTTTTTGTTACAGGGGTCTTAATTGCTAAGCACCGACTGAAAATAATTTCGTTTTACAAAAGTCTCACTCTTATTACTAAAATACTCCTATTTGTTTTTTCACTGGTGATTTATAATTTTTCAGAAGTTTTGTTCCCTTTTATTATAAATCATGGTTTGCTTAATGCTTCTTTTCTTTTTAAAGAAATCGGTAATGGTATGGTGGATATAAATATTAGTCAATACGGTGAGATGCTAGGCGCAGCTGGGCTGATTCTATTTGCTTTAGGTTCTAACAGGGTTGAGAGGTTTTTATTAAAAGGACCTTTTGTTTTTTTAGGAAGGATCTCTTTTAGTCTATATCTTTATCATTTCATCGTGATTCTATTACTAGTTCACTTGTTTTACAGGTCCATTCCATTAACCTTGATTTTATTCGCGTCAATCTTCCTGAGTATTGGAGTGGCCAAATTAGCCTGGCTCTTTGTAGAGGTCCCTTGTATAAACATTGGTAAAGATTTATCAAGAAGGCTCGTAGAAGTTAAAAGAAGAAAGTATGCCAAAAGTGCTTAA
- a CDS encoding glycosyltransferase family 2 protein, whose product MEPKISIIVPAYNIETYIERCVDSILNQTFYDLELIIVNDGSKDKTGEICDEIAELDQRVKVVHKKNGGPASARNLGIEKAKGEFIGFVDGDDYIDLDMYDLLYKLAVQYEADLVECAVKMIWNDRIEVKENHGGIESGDHLFAIKSLLDFPIRNCPVNKLYKRELFANLRYPNKLYEDGFMAYKIYYRAKKYVYVGKGKYNYVRREGSRMDQQGTYSLRNLDGVESQEERYYFLKEHVEDPYIIKLASFRFFKDIYNNYRNLQLNKKVDPQKKYRNELRQKIAENGTEFYANFRLNEFKPYIKIAHFPIFLFDILYRFYRFYFNFVLTIKRPLSKLKQRFIRPVAD is encoded by the coding sequence ATGGAGCCGAAAATAAGTATTATTGTGCCAGCCTACAACATTGAAACTTACATTGAAAGATGCGTTGACTCTATTTTGAATCAGACGTTTTATGATTTAGAACTCATCATAGTTAATGATGGTTCTAAAGATAAAACAGGTGAAATTTGTGATGAAATCGCAGAACTCGACCAAAGAGTTAAGGTTGTCCACAAAAAAAATGGCGGTCCGGCCTCTGCAAGAAACCTTGGTATTGAGAAAGCAAAGGGTGAATTCATTGGATTTGTTGATGGAGACGATTATATCGATTTAGACATGTACGACTTATTATATAAATTAGCGGTTCAGTATGAAGCGGATCTGGTCGAGTGTGCGGTTAAAATGATTTGGAATGATCGGATCGAGGTAAAGGAAAATCACGGGGGAATTGAATCGGGGGATCACTTGTTTGCTATAAAAAGTCTGCTTGATTTCCCCATTCGTAATTGTCCCGTCAATAAATTATATAAGAGAGAGCTCTTTGCGAATTTACGATATCCCAATAAGCTATATGAGGATGGATTTATGGCTTATAAAATCTATTATCGAGCAAAGAAGTACGTCTATGTAGGAAAAGGGAAATATAATTATGTCCGAAGAGAAGGGAGTCGTATGGACCAACAAGGAACCTACTCGCTTCGAAACCTGGATGGGGTTGAATCCCAAGAAGAGCGGTATTATTTTTTGAAAGAACATGTCGAAGATCCTTATATCATAAAATTAGCCAGTTTTCGTTTTTTTAAAGACATTTACAACAATTATAGAAATCTGCAATTAAATAAGAAAGTAGATCCTCAAAAAAAATATAGAAATGAATTAAGACAGAAAATTGCTGAAAATGGAACTGAATTTTATGCTAATTTCCGTTTGAATGAATTTAAACCATATATAAAAATAGCTCACTTTCCCATTTTTCTTTTCGATATCTTATACCGATTTTATCGTTTTTACTTTAATTTTGTCTTAACTATAAAAAGGCCTCTTAGCAAATTAAAGCAGCGTTTCATTAGACCGGTTGCCGATTAA